The Camelina sativa cultivar DH55 chromosome 16, Cs, whole genome shotgun sequence sequence AAAACCGCGACCAGTGATAGGTAATGTATAGGAGGTCTGATAAAAACAAATGTTACAAAAAAGACAACAACTCAATGACTAAAACAGAAAAGGGGTAGCTCCAGAGATCAACACTCAACAGGACTCCACatagattttattaaaacaaaacagagacacATGAAAATGCTCTGCTTCTCTCCTTAGGCCTTGGCAGTTTCACCCTCGGTTTCCCAGAAAGCTGTTTTCTTTCCGGTTTTGGATACCGTCTGCAAAACAGCGTCCGGCTGCACGTTGCCTCTCACCGTCACTTTCTGCTCCTTTATATCCACATCAAACGACTCCACACCTGTATCAAAGAAAAACCAAGTGAAGAGATGATGTACATGCTTTTGAAATCCAAGCAAAAGACTGAAAACATTGCAGATTACGCGAGATTGACAATCTCAAAAATGCTTGAAAATGAGACAAACCATAACATCAATTAgccaaagagaaaagaaaaaactaaccTTCCATTTTCCCAAGGACTCTTTTCACAGCTCCAACACATCCCTCGCATGTCATAGCCACTCTGAGCACAACGGTCTTAACTCGAaaagaaacagtaaaaattaaACACACTTGTGTGCAACATTAAGATCAACGAACGAGACAAGGCGTAAAAAAGAACCTTTAAAACGGCTCTAGCCTACTCAAGAATCAGATTCAGCTAATAAAAGTGAACACAAGACACGACCAAACCCCTTTGTTCAGATTCACAGATCTATGTTCATGATCATATCTGTGTTCCTCACTAGTATTTTACCAAATCAAGTTCTCACGTCTAgtaattttaatagatttgatGCAACCACAGATCATTGTTACAGCAAAATACTCACAAATCATATCTAGATCGTTCGAACAGAGAAAGAATCCAAATAAGGTCAGACCCTCGATTGTAAAatttgaaaccctaatcgaaTCACGATAAAGGAAAAATCTTTATAACAACCCAGAGATCATGTAACCGGAATTTCTTCTAAGAAAGAGCGATTGAAATTACCTGAGACATAGCTTTCGATTCAACCACAGTGAAGGCTTGTattgtaagagagagagagagataaaaatgAGCTTTTTAAAACTAGTATCAatgatttgttaaatattaattaattatttaaaataataaaataatttttaaaggaCAAAGAGATCATCAGACCTAGTTTAAAAATATCATCGCAGTAGTGAAAAGGCAAGAGCTGTGTGATTTAGCTTTTGGAACAAAGGATCACAcatgaaaacaaacaattctttcattttgttagaaactaagtttttctttttaactcgATTTTCTAATCATATTCTTTCTAGCATGTTTTGAATCTTCAAACTATTATTTCTTGAAGTTTAAGATTCAAACGCTAAGATCTCTCAATCTATGAAATGCTGATCTTTCTCAAACCAAGCCTCCTCTATTTATACTAATTGGACTTAGCCACACAATAAGCTAATTTCCAATTCTGTTCAAATTAGGAattgttaatttcttttttataatttaggaaattAACAATCTTCACAAAACTTCCTTTTATCTTTATTACAAGAAAGTCTTTAGTCTTCTAGAACCTTCTCCTTGCTTCTCGAGTCTTCGCTTGACCGCcttaatagatttccttcttGAACTTGAACCTGCTGATCCACATCTTGTACTACTTATGTCTTAGTACATCATCTATGTCAATAtatgcatcttcaatctccccctttttaacttTATGCTCCTTCAAACATCCATGATCTATAATTTTTAGCAATACTAAACCTTCACACACAAAACTTATCAAAATTCTGATTGACAATCCTTCAAattttaacacaaaacaaaaacatcccAAAAAGCCAAAgtcaaaatgcaaaaagaaGTTCTTAGcgtttaaaacaatcaaaacaacaTACTAGCTTGATGCTCCCCGCAAACTGAGACATACTCCCCCGTAAACTGATCCTTCTCCCCCTGCTTGAAGAGTATACAAGTTAAAAACTAATCATAGCATCTTTGACATGGGATGATTCTGAGTCAAACGATGAACTACCCCAGAAAGAGTTTGTAGAACACGAGCTGTATCAATCAAAGCTCCATCAACAACCTCTGGATCATTCTGATCAACCAATGGAATACTTCCAAGTTCAACATTAAGATAATTTTGACCAGGAGATGCAGCAGGAGGTGTACCGGTGGAATATAAAAACTGGGACACTCAGGAAACTTAGCATAAGTCTTTCCAGTGCAAACATCTCctaaacaaataacaataataatcagTGAATATTATCATAATGATAGTTGGATCACATAATAAGCAATAGACTAATAGTAACGGATAACAggatgaaaacaaagaaatatatactaacatatgaaacaaagaaaatataagaagtAACGGATCACATAAGAAGTAGcaaataataacatatataataacattggAGTAGTGAATTTTTTTTGCGTATTTGTTATGAAAAAGTGAGAAATGGATTCGGTGATATTAGCTGTTGTAAACTGAACgtatttatagtgtttaaactttaaagagaTCGTAgggtttttttgtgtgaataTGTACAGATAATCTTGGTGATCAAGTAtacaatatcttgaaaatattacaattttggaatatcttgaaaatattacaattttggAAGTAGTTATAATATATGCTAGTAATATAGTACGCCACTAATTATGAGTGTAGGTGTAGTATATCATGTTTCCTTTTCCTATTAAATCTCCATGTGTAGTTAACATATTGATAAGTCGAAGATTTGATGAGGGTATTGTAATtatagttaaaatattaaattatttgaagtattaaaataatttaacattatagTAGTGAATTTCACATTGGAGTAGtgaatttaacattaaataatataaacagcTAAAATAGAAAGACGGAAGTATGGCTAAAATCCTCAtcataaacaacaaataaacattgagatttttttgtatgCCTATTTGAGTTGTTAAAAATATTGCAGaacaatattcagtttctaaagGAGATATATACTgaaataaatgtatttcttgcttacaaagttatatatttgctaaaatttgattttcttaatttggatTATCGTGTTTATGAACGTTATCTTCGTCATAAGTATAATTGAGAatgtaatcttttgtttctcaaagtcCCTCGATTTACATTCAACTATCATAAAGatgtattaaaataagttttgagcATTTATTCTCGATCTCTTAAATGATGGTGTCATGCTGTGTATgacaataaacataaataaatttgatcgattaatatagttccattaattgagttaagtagaaatgttattttaggaaaatctgtagaggttaattaagtagaaatgttattttagaaaaatctgTAGGGGTTAATTAaatagaaatgttattttaggaaagtgtgtaggggttaatgttgcaaaaaaacaaattaaataaaataaatttcaaaggcataaaccaaaatgtacttcaaaaatgttaatatagatataaaaaaatgttaaattaggCCAAAACAGCATTTTAATTACTctataaaaaagttaaattaacaTAGGAAAAAGTcatagaaaaggaaattaatctttaagaaaaaaatcttactcCTAATACATATGGTTAATACATATGGCAAAAAATCTGCACTAATATTCATTATTGATTGGCATATtactaatttgattatattcaAATCCTAAGATCGGTAATTTGATATCTATATAATCTGGAGACAAAGGAAACTGTGATCAAATTGATTTGCATCGATTTGATTAATATTCTATTACATGCAAAAGGATGAAAGGGTTGAATGAGAGCATTCatccaatttttgtttaacaatttGAGATGAAGAAGTTGGAAAAATTATTCAATTCATTTCAACCaagaaaatttaacaaattataaaggAAATTTGTTTGAATGCTATTCAATCAATTTTGTTCAACCCATTGCAAGTAGTTCCACCTAATATATGCTAATactcacacaaaaaaaattcagggGCGACGACAATTGAACTATGAACAAAAAGTCAACCTATTTGAGTAATTTCGTCGAGCAATTGGTGAACAATCTAGGAAAGAGACCggatatgaaataaaaaaaataaaaataaaaaaaatctaactttTTTCCCAAGAAGGGATCAAAATagaagaattgaagaagaagagttagggatttggttgaagaagaagaaaaaaaaaagaactcttaatgtttttataaaaagcCTGAAAATCTCTTTATTTGGTTCAGggctttatttattttaacatccCGTGCCCAACAGTGCAAACATGGGTATATGACTTTAAAATTCTGTAATAGGGCTTTTAACTcgaaatgttttaataaaagcCTTGTATTAGCCCAAAAATCTctttattcatataatttacttttgatttatttaacaTTTAACCCTTTTTTAACATCCCTACATGTAACCCTAAAATTCAGAAAGTCTCTCTTGATAACTCCTCGTTGCAAAAATTAAACATGTCAGGTATTATTTTCCCGGAGCCCAACAGTGCAAACATGAGTATGATTTTCTTATCGATCTAtcacaaatttaattaataattttactgATCTctgattatttttgtaattatttattgGCTCTCCGCTTTGTCAAACCTCGCAGATATGCCTACACTTGTGATATGGGTTTTTGAGGATTGCTCAAAGATCCCacaagtttcctttttttttgacgTTTATAGGAAACTCGAGATAGCAAAGATGAATTCTTTTACTTAAAAacctcttatatatatatatatatatatatatgattaaatatataatcaatatgCCTATTGGATTATAGGGGATAGAAATGCAAAATTTAACACTGTGTTAATCAGCTTTCTTCTTTGGACGTTTGTACTGAGCGCCTTTCACCGCAAGACAGGAAATCCGGTGGTAATCCCGAGTAACGAAAACTTTGGACAAGGCACCAAGTTCTCTGATGTTCGTGCAACTTTGTTGAATAAAGGTTTCAGTGTTGTGGTAGTAAATACTTTGCTCAATTTGGATTAAAGCATTTCGCAACCCTGTTCTACTTGAATGGATGCTTGCTTTTATGATCGAGATCAAACAGTCTTTTTTGTATATGAATGCCTCTTCCTACTATGTGTACAAGTTTGCTATATATTAATCAGTATAATTTGGTCTGGTGTCTTAACCTTATTCAGtttttctgaaagaaaaaaaacgcaTATATATGTGAGTTGTGTGGCTGAGGAGCTTTATGCAGCCAATACTTAAGCCTTGAGGCTGaatatattcttaattaaattCTTTGCCTCAGTAAGAGTTTATGTTCCCCATTCCATTTCCGACTCGCTTCAATTCCATTTCCGACTAGGCTTTTGATTCCATGCGTAGAGACATCAGCATTCTCAACAAAAGGCATATCATCAGAAACAGATTCGTAAACctattcaacaattttttttttctcatgagtataaatatatatatatatatatatatatatatgttgatggGAAATAGGAATAGAAAAACATTCTTTTGGGCTTTAGACAATATGGACATGGAATGGGGAGAAACCGAATAATTATCATTAGCAGTCTCAACATATATTGCTAGATAAAAGGCCACATGTTGGAAGACTAATCAAGAACGTTCCAACTCATCAACAAATACAAACTTTTGAGCTCCCAAAGATCCTTCATCATTTCCCTAGAAATTAGAggcctctttctttctttcttttttttttttctctcacatTGTTTAGGAGAACCCACGGTAAGAGTATCCTCTCTCTACCGCTTCATATAACAAAT is a genomic window containing:
- the LOC104750405 gene encoding copper transport protein ATX1-like translates to MSQTVVLRVAMTCEGCVGAVKRVLGKMEGVESFDVDIKEQKVTVRGNVQPDAVLQTVSKTGKKTAFWETEGETAKA